A stretch of Natator depressus isolate rNatDep1 chromosome 2, rNatDep2.hap1, whole genome shotgun sequence DNA encodes these proteins:
- the LOC141981213 gene encoding uncharacterized protein LOC141981213, whose translation MHWPGRQEKARKLLNFNFLFAWSPSACHAGQSLSAEVTMMESQNRKGAPEWTERDLIAVWGEEPMLSELRSSFQNAKTFVKISQVMKDRGHNRDPKQCRMKLKELRQAYQKTREANGRSGSEPQTCRFYDELHAILGGSATTTPAVLFDSFNGDGGNREAGFGDEEDDDDEVVDSSQQASRETGFPDSQELFLTLDLEPVPPEPTQGCIPDPSGREGTSAACVSRITGSSPSQRLVKIRRRKKRTRDEMFSELMLSSHTDRAQTNAWRQTMSACRKAQNDGEERWWAEESKWRAEERAEAERWRQRDERRQDSMLRLLEDQTNAFQQYHNF comes from the exons atgcactggccaggtagacaggaaaaggcccgcaaacttttgaatttcaatttcctgtttgcatggtcaccttcagcttgccacgctggccagagcttatcagcagaggtgaccatgatggagtcccagaatcgcaaaggAGCTCCAGAATGGACCgaacgggatctgatcgctgtatggggagaggaacccatgctatcagaactccgttccagttttcaaaatgccaaaacatttgtcaaaatctcccaggtcatgaaggacagaggccataacagggacccgaagcagtgccgcatgaaacttaaggagctgaggcaagcctaccagaaaactagagaggcaaacggccgctccgggtcagagccccaaacatgccgcttctatgatgagctgcatgccattttagggggttcagccaccactaccccagctgtgttgtttgactccttcaatggagatggaggcaacagagaagcaggttttggggacgaggaagatgatgatgatgaagttgtagatagctcacagcaagcaagcagagaaaccggttttcccgacagccaggaactgtttctcaccctggacctggagccagtaccccccgaacccacccaaggctgcatCCCGGACCcgtcaggcagagaagggacctctg ctgcatgtgtttcaaggatcacaggatcttctccttcccagaggctagtgaagattagaaggcgaaaaaaacgcactcgtgatgaaatgttctctgagctcatgctgtcctcccacactgacagagcacagacgaatgcgtggaggcagacaatgtcagcgtgcaggaaagcacaaaatgacggggaggagaggtggtgggctgaggagagtaagtggcgggctgaagaaagggctgaagctgaaaggtggcggcagcgtgatgagaggaggcaggattcaatgctgaggctgctggaggatcaaactaatgcgttccagc